CCCATTGCTGATTTTTGAAGTCTATAACAAAAAAGGGGACGAACAAAAAAGGGGACGGATTTATTTTCATGAGCGCGTAAAAAATAAATCTGTCCACTTTATATTTTCTTCATGTTTTTCCGTGTTCCTTTTTTATTATTTTTCTGCCGCCTCAGCTTTGGCAAGTAAACTATTGAGTTCAGGCTCAATTTCAGCAATAGGCGTTGTCTCTATAATTTTTTTGATAAAAGGTGCGTATCGTTTTTCAACAGGTACTTCTGCCCAGTCGAGTTCGTATATTGCGATGTGTTTTACATCTTTGTAGCAGGAACTGGAAAGTAATAGTTTTAGGAGTTTAATTGCGTGCTCTGTTCTATCTTCTCCCAATGAAACGGCGCAACGCTGTTGCCAATACTCTGGTTTCTGAAGTATTTCTTGCTAAAATCGTTCCCATTGCTGATCTTTAAAGTCTATAAAGACTGACTTTGCAACAAGCTCTGTACTGCATTCAGTCCAGTTTGACTCTTCCGAGTCGCCGATCCATGAGTGAAGCTTTTCATAAGTCTCGTCTTTTTCATAATTTTTCATGGGGGGTGACTCTTGTTGGACAAGATGAAGTCATTGCCCCTTTTTCTGATTACTTGCCATTTGTTTATGCTGGGTTTTTGTTTTGAAAACTTTGAATGGTTTCTGGTACTTCAGTTGTGGTTATTTTGATGGTGTCTAACCTTTCAATTAAGGATTTTATTTTGTCGCTATACTCTATTGGAGTGATAAGTTGTGCGGCTGAATGAGTATAGAGCCAAAGGGGACAGATTTATTTTCATGAGTGCGTAGAAAATAAATCTGTCCCCTTTGTTGGTCCCCTTTGTTGTTTGTTGTCTATAAAGCTGTCCTCTTTTTTTTGCTTCTTATTAAATGAATCTGTTCTGTTGTTCGAAAAAATCTTTATAAGCTGATAAGATAATTTTCCAATTTTCAAATAGCCGCTCTTCGGATCCTTCGATTCCTTCGGGGGCAGGCATGTATCTAACTAAAGAGGTAATTTCTTCTGGGTAGTCGAAGTCTGCGTACAGCTCTTCAATTATTTCAAGCGGATCTTCATAGTCTTCTTGATGCTCAAGTAAAAAGGAAAGTAATAAAAAAATCCAAGGTTTGGTGGTGTCTGTTGCTGGTGAGAGGTCCTTGTCTGCCAGGGATTGGAGTAAGTCGCTTGCCAAATAATTTTCTTGAGGTAGCAATGAGGCGAGCTCAATTGCTTCTTGTGAGGAC
The window above is part of the Pseudomonas sp. B21-048 genome. Proteins encoded here:
- a CDS encoding DUF2247 family protein, which encodes MKNLPLDGHYIYKKTPWINWKELLYGFEHGFIDEKGVSEYACETLTEKSSQEAIELASLLPQENYLASDLLQSLADKDLSPATDTTKPWIFLLLSFLLEHQEDYEDPLEIIEELYADFDYPEEITSLVRYMPAPEGIEGSEERLFENWKIILSAYKDFFEQQNRFI